Proteins from a single region of Pseudomonas sp. BSw22131:
- a CDS encoding YeeE/YedE family protein encodes MSFPFSAAPDRKSFTALIAFVLLLIAAVFLQATVGGKQVALLIVGAALGLTLYHAAFGFTSAWRVFIKERRGAGLRAQMVMLAVAVVLFFPALGAGTLFGSPVTGLVAPAGVSVIFGAFIFGIGMQLGGGCASGTLFTVGGGNARMLITLLFFIIGSLIATHHVDWWFSLPSFPATSIVKTFGVVPALVFSLALFALIAFITVKLEKRRHGALQTPVISEHVGLRRFLRGPWPLVWGAIGLALLNYATLALAGRPWGITSAFALWGAKVASGLGVDVGSWVFWQVPANAKALAAPVWEDITTVMDIGIMIGALLAAGLAGRFAPSLKIPVRSMVAAVIGGLLLGYGSRLAYGCNIGAYFSGIASGSLHGWLWLVAAYIGNVAGVRIRPFFFAGERQPVVLTGW; translated from the coding sequence ATGAGCTTTCCTTTTTCTGCGGCGCCTGATCGCAAGTCTTTCACGGCATTGATCGCCTTCGTTCTTTTACTGATAGCCGCCGTGTTTCTCCAAGCCACCGTAGGCGGGAAACAGGTAGCGCTGCTAATCGTCGGGGCCGCTCTGGGCCTGACGCTTTATCACGCAGCGTTTGGTTTCACGTCGGCCTGGCGCGTATTCATCAAGGAGCGTCGCGGCGCTGGCCTGCGAGCGCAGATGGTGATGCTGGCGGTGGCCGTTGTGTTGTTCTTCCCTGCATTGGGCGCAGGCACCTTATTCGGCTCGCCCGTGACCGGGCTGGTTGCGCCAGCAGGCGTATCGGTGATCTTCGGTGCGTTCATCTTCGGCATCGGCATGCAGCTGGGCGGAGGTTGCGCGTCGGGCACGCTGTTCACTGTCGGTGGCGGCAATGCGCGGATGCTGATCACTTTGCTGTTCTTCATCATCGGTTCTCTGATTGCCACGCACCACGTGGACTGGTGGTTTTCGCTGCCGTCCTTCCCGGCCACTTCCATTGTGAAAACCTTTGGTGTCGTGCCCGCGCTGGTTTTCAGTCTGGCGCTGTTTGCGTTGATCGCCTTCATCACGGTGAAGCTCGAAAAGCGCCGGCATGGCGCACTTCAAACTCCTGTCATCAGTGAACACGTCGGCCTGCGTCGATTCTTGCGAGGCCCGTGGCCGTTGGTGTGGGGCGCAATCGGGCTGGCACTGCTTAATTACGCCACATTGGCGTTGGCCGGTCGGCCGTGGGGCATCACCTCTGCCTTCGCGTTGTGGGGCGCCAAAGTAGCGAGCGGTCTAGGCGTGGATGTTGGCAGTTGGGTGTTCTGGCAGGTTCCCGCAAATGCCAAGGCGCTGGCGGCACCGGTGTGGGAAGACATCACCACCGTGATGGACATCGGCATCATGATTGGGGCGTTGTTGGCGGCGGGACTGGCAGGGCGTTTTGCTCCGAGCCTGAAGATTCCGGTTCGCTCAATGGTTGCTGCCGTGATAGGCGGTTTGCTGCTGGGCTACGGCTCGCGCCTGGCCTACGGCTGCAACATCGGCGCGTACTTCAGCGGCATTGCGTCTGGCAGCCTGCATGGCTGGTTGTGGCTGGTTGCCGCTTACATCGGCAACGTGGCGGGCGTGCGGATTCGTCCGTTTTTCTTCGCCGGCGAACGGCAGCCAGTCGTGCTGACCGGCTGGTGA
- the tkt gene encoding transketolase, producing MGSSSTSRSIEPHTDRDQLTINTLRTLAMDAVQKANSGHPGTPMALAPVGYTLWKDFLRYHPEHPDWPNRDRFVLSVGHASMLLYSLLHLAGVVEIDEHGTPSGKPAISLEDIKQFRQLDSKTPGHPEYRMTTGVETTTGPLGQGCANSVGMAMAERWLGEYFNRPDATLFDYNVYVLCGDGDMMEGVTAEAASLAGHLKLSNLCWIYDNNTISIEGHTELAYSDDVQTRFEGYGWNTLHVADANDAEALAKALNVFKQTDSAPTLIVVDSVIGFGSPNKHNTSAAHGEPLGDDEIKLTKKAYGWDENSSFLVPEEARHCLRDALLAHNASEYDEWQQTLASVEKNEPELADQLKRMRAGEMPDGWQDKLEQFEADAKGIASRASGGKVLNAFAAKIPWVIGGSADLSPSTKTNLTFDGAGSFEAGSYGGRNLHFGVREHAMGSIANGLALSYIRPYTSTFLVFSDYMKPPIRLASIMELPVVFVFTHDSIGVGEDGPTHQPIEQLTQLRATPGLITLRPGDANETTQAWKIALAQTHRPSCIVLSRQPLPTLDRSIYASAEGVAKGAYVLADSGEGDPHVILIATGSEVGMTVAAFEQLKAAGVSARVVSMPSWELFEDQDQSYRDSVFPPSVKGRVVVEQAGPMGWDRYVGQTGAKVVMNTFGASAPIEKLQAKFGFTVENIVKLAKEQIA from the coding sequence ATTGGCCATGGACGCCGTGCAGAAGGCCAACTCCGGCCATCCGGGCACGCCAATGGCACTCGCGCCGGTCGGCTATACGCTGTGGAAAGACTTCCTGCGTTATCACCCCGAACACCCTGACTGGCCCAACCGCGACCGCTTTGTGCTGTCGGTAGGCCATGCTTCGATGCTTCTTTACTCGCTGCTGCACTTGGCGGGCGTCGTCGAAATCGACGAACACGGCACACCCTCTGGCAAACCTGCCATCAGTCTTGAGGACATCAAGCAGTTCCGCCAGTTGGACTCAAAAACCCCTGGCCACCCTGAATACCGCATGACCACAGGGGTTGAAACCACAACCGGGCCGCTTGGCCAGGGTTGCGCCAATAGCGTGGGCATGGCGATGGCCGAGCGCTGGCTGGGCGAGTACTTCAACCGCCCCGACGCGACTTTGTTCGATTACAACGTTTACGTGTTGTGCGGCGACGGCGACATGATGGAAGGCGTGACCGCCGAAGCCGCTTCGCTTGCGGGCCATCTCAAGCTGTCGAACCTGTGCTGGATCTACGACAACAACACCATCAGCATCGAAGGTCATACGGAACTTGCCTACAGCGACGACGTGCAGACGCGCTTCGAAGGCTATGGCTGGAATACGTTGCACGTGGCCGACGCCAACGACGCCGAAGCACTGGCCAAGGCGCTGAATGTATTCAAACAGACCGACAGCGCGCCGACGTTGATCGTGGTCGATAGCGTGATTGGTTTTGGCTCCCCCAATAAGCACAACACCTCGGCCGCGCACGGCGAACCACTGGGCGATGACGAAATCAAGCTGACCAAAAAAGCCTACGGCTGGGACGAGAATTCAAGCTTCCTGGTACCGGAAGAGGCCAGGCACTGCCTGCGCGACGCCCTACTCGCCCACAACGCGAGCGAGTACGACGAATGGCAGCAAACGCTTGCCAGTGTCGAGAAGAACGAGCCCGAGCTGGCCGATCAATTGAAACGCATGCGTGCAGGCGAAATGCCGGACGGCTGGCAGGACAAGCTGGAACAGTTTGAAGCTGATGCAAAAGGCATCGCCTCGCGTGCGTCGGGCGGGAAAGTGCTGAACGCCTTCGCCGCGAAAATACCGTGGGTGATCGGTGGCTCTGCCGACCTTTCGCCGTCGACCAAAACCAACCTGACGTTCGACGGTGCCGGGAGTTTCGAAGCCGGAAGCTACGGCGGCCGCAACCTGCACTTCGGGGTGCGCGAGCACGCCATGGGCTCGATTGCCAACGGTCTGGCGCTGTCCTATATCCGCCCGTACACCTCGACATTCCTGGTGTTCAGCGACTACATGAAGCCGCCGATTCGTCTGGCGTCCATCATGGAGCTGCCGGTCGTTTTCGTGTTCACGCATGACTCCATCGGCGTCGGTGAAGACGGACCCACGCACCAACCCATTGAGCAACTGACGCAGCTGCGTGCCACACCGGGCCTGATCACGTTGCGCCCTGGTGACGCCAACGAGACGACTCAGGCCTGGAAAATCGCACTGGCGCAGACTCACCGTCCATCCTGCATCGTGCTGTCGCGTCAGCCGCTGCCGACACTGGACCGCTCGATATATGCCAGTGCTGAAGGCGTCGCCAAGGGCGCTTACGTGCTGGCCGACTCAGGTGAAGGCGACCCGCATGTGATTCTGATCGCAACCGGCAGTGAAGTCGGTATGACGGTCGCCGCGTTCGAGCAGCTCAAGGCAGCGGGCGTGAGCGCCCGTGTCGTATCAATGCCGAGCTGGGAACTGTTCGAGGATCAGGACCAGAGCTACCGCGACAGCGTTTTCCCGCCGAGCGTCAAAGGTCGTGTCGTGGTCGAGCAGGCCGGGCCGATGGGCTGGGACCGCTATGTCGGGCAGACCGGCGCGAAGGTGGTGATGAATACTTTCGGAGCTTCGGCGCCGATAGAGAAGCTGCAAGCCAAGTTCGGTTTTACGGTGGAGAACATCGTGAAACTGGCTAAAGAACAGATCGCCTGA